Proteins encoded in a region of the uncultured Paludibaculum sp. genome:
- a CDS encoding TIGR03790 family protein: MGSSPPLLVLFLATACGCCALTPAEVLVVGNRNSPVSRSIIDYYISKRGIPSQQVLLLNTEVDEEISRAVFDREIAEPLGSFLKKRNWVDRILAIVTTSGVPLKIAGSEGRATVAASVDSEIAALYADFSGTAHLLPGPVPNPYFRSEKPLSHPEFPVYLVTRLTGYSLSDVRAIIDRSLAARNRGVVVLDQREPGVEEGDNWLQRATHLLPKQRVLHDETTQVVRGASNVIGYASWGSNDRSRRERNVGFHYLPGALVTEFVSTDGRTFQEPPESWSPGPPGKDRTLYFGGSTQTLSADFLRQGATGASGHVYEPYLPLTPRPEVLFPAYLSGRTLAESFWAAIPALSWMNIVVGDPLCRLIGQ, translated from the coding sequence GTGGGCTCCTCGCCGCCGCTGCTCGTTCTCTTCCTTGCGACCGCCTGCGGTTGTTGCGCCCTGACACCGGCCGAGGTGCTGGTCGTCGGCAACCGCAATTCGCCCGTATCCCGCTCCATCATCGACTACTACATCAGCAAGCGCGGCATTCCCAGCCAGCAGGTGCTTTTGCTGAATACGGAGGTAGACGAAGAGATCTCCCGGGCTGTCTTCGACCGTGAGATCGCCGAGCCACTGGGTTCGTTTCTGAAGAAGCGCAATTGGGTGGATCGAATCCTGGCCATCGTCACCACCAGTGGCGTCCCGCTGAAGATCGCCGGCAGCGAAGGGCGCGCCACCGTGGCCGCCTCGGTCGACTCCGAGATCGCGGCGCTGTACGCCGATTTCAGTGGCACCGCCCACCTGCTGCCCGGCCCGGTGCCTAACCCGTACTTTCGTAGCGAGAAGCCATTGTCCCATCCCGAGTTTCCGGTGTATCTGGTCACCCGCCTGACCGGCTACTCGCTGAGCGACGTGCGGGCAATCATCGACCGCTCACTAGCTGCCCGCAATCGGGGCGTCGTAGTGCTGGACCAGCGCGAACCCGGAGTGGAAGAGGGCGACAACTGGCTCCAGCGCGCGACCCACCTCCTGCCAAAGCAGCGTGTGCTGCACGATGAGACGACGCAGGTAGTGCGCGGCGCCAGCAACGTGATCGGCTATGCCAGTTGGGGGTCCAACGACCGCAGCCGCCGCGAACGGAATGTCGGGTTCCACTACCTGCCGGGCGCTCTGGTGACGGAGTTTGTGTCGACGGACGGACGGACGTTTCAAGAACCACCCGAGTCCTGGAGCCCAGGTCCGCCGGGGAAAGACCGGACGCTGTATTTTGGGGGCTCCACTCAGACCCTGTCAGCCGACTTCCTGCGGCAAGGCGCCACAGGCGCTTCCGGTCATGTCTACGAACCGTACCTGCCGCTGACACCGCGTCCGGAGGTCCTCTTTCCCGCCTACCTGTCAGGCCGCACGCTGGCCGAGAGTTTCTGGGCGGCGATTCCCGCTTTGAGTTGGATGAATATCGTGGTGGGCGACCCGCTCTGCCGGCTCATTGGCCAGTGA
- a CDS encoding LysR family transcriptional regulator, which produces MDLDQLHTFLEIVRLKSFSKAAQTCFRTQPAISAQIRQLEQELNASLFERLGTRIQLTPAGRIFCDYAEQILDLRRRAQNSINELERVPRGELVIAANEATCIYVLPNVFSEYKKRFPNVQLLVDRSYGGHVTEAVLDNLADFGFAQLPVQDKKLQVLQVYTDEIKLLTPADHPLAGLPSIRCEDVVPYPLLLPKGGATRSKMNQWLEPVEDSIQISMELDSTEMIKRFVLAGMGLSFMAASHFQEGVVAGQFKAVSLAPEPVMRRLGLVYRKDKALSKAGLGFIQTVMNRANVPHPEASQFAGVAPGSPR; this is translated from the coding sequence ATGGATCTAGACCAACTCCACACGTTCCTGGAGATTGTCCGCCTGAAGAGTTTTTCCAAGGCCGCGCAGACCTGTTTTCGTACACAGCCTGCCATCAGCGCGCAAATCCGCCAACTGGAGCAGGAACTCAACGCCTCGCTCTTTGAACGGCTGGGTACTCGGATTCAACTCACACCGGCGGGGCGTATCTTCTGTGACTACGCAGAACAGATTCTGGATTTGCGCCGCCGGGCGCAGAACTCCATCAATGAACTGGAGCGAGTCCCTCGCGGGGAACTCGTGATCGCGGCCAACGAAGCCACCTGCATCTACGTATTGCCGAATGTGTTTTCGGAGTACAAGAAGCGGTTTCCAAACGTGCAATTGCTGGTGGATCGCAGCTACGGCGGCCACGTGACCGAGGCGGTGCTGGACAACCTCGCCGATTTCGGGTTCGCGCAACTCCCGGTGCAGGATAAGAAGCTGCAGGTGCTGCAGGTCTACACCGACGAAATCAAGTTGCTGACGCCTGCGGACCACCCGCTGGCGGGGCTGCCTTCCATCCGCTGCGAAGATGTCGTGCCATATCCACTGCTGCTGCCAAAAGGCGGAGCCACGCGCAGCAAGATGAACCAGTGGCTGGAACCCGTTGAGGACTCCATCCAGATCTCGATGGAACTCGATTCCACCGAAATGATCAAGCGCTTCGTCCTGGCTGGCATGGGGCTGTCGTTCATGGCTGCTTCGCATTTCCAGGAGGGTGTCGTGGCGGGCCAGTTTAAGGCCGTCTCCCTGGCGCCGGAACCGGTGATGCGCCGTCTGGGCTTGGTATACAGAAAAGACAAGGCTCTGTCGAAAGCTGGACTAGGCTTCATCCAGACGGTCATGAATCGCGCCAATGTCCCACATCCCGAAGCCTCGCAGTTCGCGGGGGTGGCGCCCGGCAGTCCACGGTGA
- the rfbD gene encoding dTDP-4-dehydrorhamnose reductase gives MTNQMQKKVAVFGSAGQLGVELMREFTARGAKVAGWERSHVDVTSAPDVEHAVASFDPDFVINAAAYNMVDVAENEPYAAFQANGLAVRNLALACRQCGAQLVHFSTDYVFDGTLDRPYVENDATHPLGAYAVSKLAGELYAQAYLADPLVIRTSGVFGPGGLRTARGNFIELMLRMAGEGKTIRVVEDHVASPTYAPALAARTADMVDKGVTGVIHCGGGTAISWYHYAELIFREAGLQPELKPTTEREYRTPARRPKFSPLSNAKMESLGIEPMPSLDVAVRSYLQLRQRMLAS, from the coding sequence ATTACCAATCAGATGCAGAAGAAGGTTGCAGTCTTTGGAAGCGCCGGGCAACTCGGCGTGGAGCTGATGCGGGAATTTACCGCCCGCGGTGCGAAGGTGGCCGGTTGGGAACGGAGCCATGTGGATGTCACGTCCGCTCCGGACGTCGAGCACGCGGTCGCATCATTCGACCCCGATTTCGTCATCAATGCGGCGGCTTACAATATGGTGGATGTCGCCGAGAATGAACCATATGCGGCCTTTCAGGCGAACGGCCTGGCCGTCCGCAACCTAGCCTTGGCCTGCCGCCAGTGCGGGGCTCAATTGGTCCACTTTTCCACGGACTACGTCTTCGACGGCACGTTGGACCGGCCCTATGTCGAGAATGACGCGACGCATCCATTAGGTGCGTATGCCGTCTCGAAGCTGGCCGGCGAACTCTATGCCCAGGCGTATCTGGCGGACCCGCTGGTGATTCGTACGTCCGGTGTTTTCGGGCCCGGAGGGCTGCGCACGGCGCGCGGCAATTTTATCGAACTGATGCTGCGCATGGCTGGCGAGGGCAAGACAATCCGTGTCGTCGAGGATCATGTGGCCAGCCCCACCTACGCTCCGGCTCTGGCGGCCAGGACGGCCGATATGGTGGACAAGGGCGTCACCGGCGTTATTCACTGTGGAGGCGGGACCGCGATTTCCTGGTATCACTATGCGGAGCTGATCTTCCGCGAAGCCGGCTTACAGCCTGAACTGAAGCCCACGACCGAACGCGAGTACCGCACTCCGGCTCGCCGTCCCAAGTTCTCGCCTCTCTCGAACGCCAAAATGGAATCGCTCGGGATCGAGCCCATGCCGTCCCTGGACGTGGCCGTGCGGAGCTATCTCCAGCTCCGTCAACGGATGCTGGCCAGTTAG
- a CDS encoding ABC transporter permease has translation MTTFFRTFAAELLKLRRTLAFWLVFLAPGLILVLEFMMFHERVDFFAKKQQPLWDVLHRNTFSLWSVLMLPLYVTLQTALLAGLEHSEDRWRSLLTMPVPRWAIYWAKLIIPCLMVVASTLTLTLGAILSGWALRNIQPRLLFPDPLPWGLFLHDAWLTIVASVFVVTIHHFLSLRLRLFAASTGVGVAATIVSFILINSEKYGRLWPWCLPGRMLINRPQVVEDVLLYSVVGAMLVTLAGTWEFSRREIR, from the coding sequence ATGACAACCTTCTTCCGAACCTTCGCCGCCGAACTCCTGAAGCTCCGACGCACCCTGGCGTTCTGGCTTGTCTTTCTGGCTCCGGGCCTGATTCTGGTGCTCGAGTTCATGATGTTCCACGAGCGTGTGGATTTCTTCGCCAAGAAACAGCAGCCGCTCTGGGACGTGCTGCACCGCAACACGTTCAGCCTTTGGAGCGTGCTCATGCTGCCGCTGTACGTCACTCTGCAGACGGCGCTTCTGGCCGGACTGGAGCATAGCGAGGACCGCTGGCGCAGCCTGCTCACCATGCCCGTGCCGCGATGGGCCATCTACTGGGCGAAGCTCATCATCCCGTGCCTCATGGTGGTTGCCAGCACACTAACGCTCACTCTGGGCGCCATCCTTAGCGGATGGGCACTAAGGAACATTCAACCGCGCCTGCTGTTCCCCGATCCCCTGCCCTGGGGCCTCTTCCTGCACGATGCGTGGCTCACCATTGTAGCCTCGGTGTTCGTCGTCACGATCCACCACTTCCTCAGCCTGCGTCTGCGCCTGTTCGCCGCCTCGACGGGCGTCGGCGTCGCCGCCACCATCGTCAGCTTCATTCTGATCAACTCAGAGAAGTATGGGCGGCTCTGGCCATGGTGCCTGCCGGGCCGGATGTTGATCAACCGGCCCCAGGTCGTTGAGGACGTCCTGCTCTATTCAGTGGTTGGCGCCATGCTCGTGACGCTGGCCGGCACCTGGGAGTTCTCGCGTCGCGAGATCCGCTAA
- a CDS encoding ABC transporter ATP-binding protein, with protein MVIQTSELCRSFGDRVVVDSLSLQVSAGSVFGFLGPNGAGKTTTIRLLLGLLRPHGGRIDLFGEPLRTRRLAILRRVGALVESPSLYPHLTGIENLRHACLLKQLQTKDIGRVLGIVGLTNDGDRQVKTYSFGMKQRLGLAVALLGSPELIVLDEPTNGLDPAGIQEMRHLLRDLPVAHGITVFLSSHLLSEVDQIASHIGIIAAGRLQFQGSPEELRARRQGSLHIGLDRPEIAAELLRQQGWSAIARAQDTVELPAMDHDSTVRINRFLVERGFAVYQIAGHQPTLEEMFLDLTQSA; from the coding sequence ATGGTGATCCAAACAAGCGAACTTTGCCGGAGCTTTGGCGACCGCGTGGTGGTCGACTCGCTCAGTCTGCAAGTATCCGCCGGTTCGGTTTTTGGCTTCCTCGGGCCGAACGGAGCCGGCAAGACGACGACGATCCGGCTGCTGCTGGGTCTGTTGCGCCCACACGGTGGCCGCATCGATCTGTTCGGCGAACCGTTGCGTACCCGCCGACTGGCGATTCTGAGGCGCGTCGGCGCACTGGTCGAATCGCCCTCGCTCTACCCACACCTCACAGGCATCGAGAACCTACGCCATGCCTGCTTGCTTAAGCAACTTCAGACCAAGGATATAGGACGGGTTCTCGGCATCGTCGGCCTGACCAACGACGGCGACAGGCAGGTTAAAACATACTCTTTCGGAATGAAACAGCGGCTCGGCCTGGCCGTGGCACTGCTGGGTTCGCCCGAGCTCATCGTGCTGGACGAACCCACTAATGGCCTGGACCCGGCCGGTATCCAGGAGATGCGTCACCTTCTGCGCGACCTGCCCGTGGCGCATGGCATCACCGTCTTTCTCTCCAGTCACCTGCTCAGCGAAGTGGATCAGATCGCCTCTCACATCGGCATCATCGCCGCCGGCAGGCTGCAGTTCCAGGGCTCTCCCGAAGAGCTGCGGGCGCGGCGGCAGGGCTCGCTCCACATCGGGCTCGACCGGCCCGAGATCGCGGCCGAACTGCTGCGCCAGCAGGGCTGGTCTGCCATCGCCCGCGCGCAGGACACGGTGGAATTGCCCGCGATGGACCACGATTCCACCGTCAGGATCAATCGTTTTCTGGTCGAGCGCGGCTTCGCCGTCTATCAGATCGCGGGCCATCAACCCACCCTCGAAGAGATGTTCCTCGACCTGACGCAGTCCGCCTGA
- a CDS encoding STAS domain-containing protein, with protein sequence MTLTITQRNVGEVTILELRGSIDLSGGASMLRNAIRDLLARGRKQLVLALAEVRYIDSSGVGELVSAFTTVSNSGGALKLLSPTKRIADFLQITKLYTVFEIFDDQSAALQSFNEPSFHFQCPVCQNHVHTYGRTGIEGRTHKCGACDMVFSLCQIDPVLKWALISSMRTVSYASESVTLSAGAPFRLQIAGRLSLFSSMSVKKIWRALPLPLRVLVDLGTLTEIEDAGREALLALIAGSGSDAKVAVSLDGLPATLRKALPNQAPFFESSPSAQDWLGDVSDTPEFHVALEPSLR encoded by the coding sequence ATGACGCTGACGATCACGCAACGCAACGTCGGAGAGGTGACGATCCTCGAACTGCGGGGCAGTATCGATCTCAGCGGAGGCGCGTCCATGCTGCGTAACGCAATCAGGGACCTTCTCGCGCGCGGCAGGAAGCAACTGGTGCTGGCTCTCGCGGAGGTGCGCTACATAGACAGCTCCGGTGTTGGCGAGTTGGTCAGTGCGTTCACGACTGTCTCGAACAGCGGCGGCGCACTGAAACTCCTCAGCCCGACCAAGCGGATCGCCGACTTCCTTCAGATCACAAAGCTTTACACGGTGTTCGAGATCTTCGACGACCAATCCGCGGCCCTGCAATCGTTCAATGAGCCCAGCTTTCACTTCCAGTGTCCTGTGTGCCAGAACCATGTCCACACATATGGCCGGACAGGTATCGAGGGCCGCACTCATAAATGTGGGGCGTGCGACATGGTCTTCAGCCTTTGCCAGATCGACCCAGTATTGAAGTGGGCCCTGATCTCCTCCATGAGAACCGTCAGCTACGCTTCTGAGTCCGTGACGCTATCGGCCGGCGCACCGTTTCGACTGCAGATCGCGGGCCGCCTCTCTCTGTTCTCTTCTATGTCCGTGAAAAAGATCTGGCGTGCACTGCCGCTCCCTTTGCGGGTCCTCGTCGATTTGGGCACACTGACAGAAATTGAGGACGCCGGCCGCGAAGCCCTCCTCGCCCTCATTGCTGGTTCGGGTTCAGACGCCAAAGTGGCCGTCTCGCTCGACGGCCTGCCCGCCACACTCCGCAAGGCCCTCCCCAATCAGGCGCCATTCTTCGAGTCATCCCCATCGGCACAGGACTGGCTGGGCGACGTTTCGGACACACCCGAATTCCACGTCGCCCTCGAGCCATCACTCCGTTAG
- a CDS encoding SpoIIE family protein phosphatase, with protein sequence MAETPRILRVVVASPGDVQRERDLVPAVLEELNRSICVDRNLRLEAVRWETDAYPGFHLDGPQHLIDGVLKIDDCDLLIGLFWKRFGTPVDDASSGTEHEIRNAIAAWRRKGLPQVMVYFNQKAYKPRNKSEADQWGQVLQFQEEFPKEGLWWPYAGPGKFEAILRRHLTAYVRAAFPIAGAPAAPRSPAAAQPAVGEAYFSVQTAIIEEKSTSFVGGEDALHAFDSFQRKHSRGYFIIRGSPGQGKTALACRLIASANYVHHFINRMGGRDEPRLILLSLLAQLDPAGSAELKGESLATLTKAFEDCLRRVAGVRKPLVLVVDALDELPESPADPPFLPAETLPEGVFVVVTSRPGHHLNRLQQRLFSLPHEVFILRPLGLEEMRAIIGRSRPGTSASELERIAEASQGNPLYLQAVLDQFRADFDYDLTKLPTTIEGFFRAATRSLAAGNTLLSDVLGLLSVARKTLSLRELSQITGSPQRAIDETAIRPILPFLLGNEEGFGFYHASFHQFVRRALLYEDELKNAHRAMAEWLERPENLINSYRYHSLAHHLFEAGAQARLVDVIDEGFLSRAAQLLGYSALESLELLTRALLERHDPSVIARCVTLVESLRGVIGQQAVSEVANTLQPYRSGPLAFRTQLLEPHIAEAAGLDIYVGILPKAEVPADFFEIVSQEQRLFLAIGDAPSLGLKSAFVARFMGNLFRNLVLEGNCRDMGAILAAMDQMISPYEYFRRISMQCIAVDPKRRVIRLANAGHPNPVHYSSRTGRCELLPLAGNLLNSASGVAPWFEEYAVEVGNGDILVLVSDGLTEGHVLVGEPYGYRFQEIVVKNADAGARAVGEAILDAWRRHPREADAVDDVTVVAIQVDLGQGAGER encoded by the coding sequence ATGGCCGAAACGCCGCGGATCCTGCGTGTAGTTGTCGCCTCGCCGGGCGACGTACAGAGGGAACGGGACCTCGTCCCCGCAGTCCTCGAGGAACTCAACCGCTCCATCTGTGTCGACCGGAACCTGCGGCTGGAGGCGGTGCGTTGGGAGACCGATGCCTACCCCGGCTTCCATCTCGACGGCCCTCAACACCTCATCGACGGCGTTCTCAAAATCGACGACTGCGATCTGTTGATCGGTCTGTTCTGGAAACGCTTCGGCACGCCGGTGGACGATGCATCCTCGGGCACCGAGCACGAGATCCGCAACGCCATCGCCGCCTGGCGCCGCAAGGGCTTGCCTCAGGTGATGGTCTACTTCAATCAGAAGGCCTATAAGCCGCGCAACAAGTCGGAAGCGGATCAGTGGGGTCAGGTCCTCCAGTTCCAGGAGGAGTTCCCCAAGGAAGGGCTATGGTGGCCCTATGCCGGCCCCGGCAAGTTCGAAGCGATTCTGCGCCGCCATCTCACCGCCTACGTGCGTGCGGCCTTTCCCATCGCCGGTGCGCCGGCCGCTCCCAGGTCCCCAGCCGCGGCACAGCCTGCGGTGGGTGAAGCTTACTTCTCGGTGCAAACCGCGATCATCGAAGAGAAATCAACCTCTTTCGTCGGCGGTGAGGATGCACTCCACGCCTTCGATTCCTTCCAGCGAAAACACTCGCGCGGATACTTCATCATTCGCGGCAGCCCCGGCCAGGGGAAGACGGCACTGGCCTGCCGCCTGATCGCGTCTGCGAACTATGTCCACCACTTCATCAACCGCATGGGCGGGCGCGATGAACCCCGTCTCATTCTGCTCTCACTACTGGCACAACTCGACCCGGCCGGCAGCGCTGAACTGAAAGGGGAGTCTCTGGCGACCCTAACCAAGGCGTTCGAGGACTGCCTGCGCCGGGTGGCCGGCGTTCGCAAGCCCCTCGTTCTCGTCGTCGATGCCTTGGATGAGTTACCGGAAAGCCCCGCCGACCCACCCTTCCTGCCGGCCGAAACTCTACCCGAGGGCGTCTTCGTCGTGGTCACCTCGCGGCCCGGTCACCATCTCAACCGGCTGCAACAGCGGCTCTTTTCCCTGCCCCACGAGGTCTTCATCCTGCGTCCGCTCGGGCTTGAGGAGATGCGTGCAATCATCGGCCGCAGCCGGCCCGGCACCAGCGCCTCTGAATTGGAGCGCATCGCCGAAGCCTCACAGGGCAATCCGCTCTACCTGCAGGCCGTCCTCGATCAGTTCCGAGCAGACTTCGACTACGACCTGACGAAGCTGCCCACCACAATCGAGGGCTTCTTTCGCGCCGCCACGCGCAGCCTCGCCGCCGGCAACACTCTGCTCAGCGATGTCCTGGGCCTGCTCTCCGTCGCCCGCAAAACACTCTCGCTGCGCGAACTCAGCCAGATTACCGGTTCTCCGCAGCGAGCCATCGACGAGACGGCCATCCGTCCGATCCTCCCTTTCCTCCTCGGCAACGAAGAGGGATTCGGCTTCTATCACGCATCGTTCCATCAGTTCGTGCGCCGTGCCCTGCTCTACGAGGACGAGCTCAAGAACGCACACCGGGCGATGGCGGAATGGCTGGAACGCCCTGAGAACCTCATCAACAGCTACCGCTACCACTCACTGGCGCACCATCTGTTCGAGGCCGGCGCGCAGGCCCGCCTCGTCGATGTGATCGATGAGGGCTTTCTGAGCAGGGCGGCGCAGTTGCTCGGCTACTCCGCGCTGGAGAGTCTGGAGCTACTCACCCGCGCACTGCTCGAACGCCACGATCCCAGCGTCATCGCCCGCTGCGTCACCCTTGTGGAATCGCTACGCGGCGTGATCGGCCAGCAGGCCGTCTCCGAGGTGGCCAACACCTTGCAGCCTTACCGTTCCGGTCCGTTGGCCTTCAGGACGCAACTCCTCGAGCCACACATCGCGGAAGCCGCCGGCCTCGACATCTATGTGGGCATCCTCCCCAAGGCCGAAGTGCCGGCCGATTTCTTCGAGATTGTGTCGCAGGAGCAACGCCTGTTCCTGGCCATCGGCGACGCGCCCAGCCTCGGATTGAAGAGCGCCTTCGTTGCCCGCTTCATGGGCAATCTCTTCCGAAACCTGGTTCTGGAAGGCAACTGCCGCGACATGGGCGCGATCCTCGCCGCCATGGATCAGATGATCAGCCCCTACGAGTACTTCCGGCGCATCTCCATGCAATGCATCGCGGTCGACCCGAAGCGCCGGGTCATCCGCCTGGCCAATGCCGGCCATCCCAACCCGGTCCACTACTCGAGCAGGACGGGGCGCTGCGAGCTGTTGCCGCTGGCCGGGAATCTGTTGAACAGCGCCTCCGGAGTGGCGCCGTGGTTTGAGGAGTATGCCGTCGAAGTCGGGAACGGCGACATTCTGGTGTTGGTCTCCGACGGTCTCACCGAAGGCCATGTACTGGTGGGCGAGCCCTACGGCTACCGTTTCCAGGAGATTGTCGTGAAGAACGCCGACGCGGGCGCGCGAGCCGTCGGTGAGGCGATCCTTGATGCCTGGCGGCGCCACCCTCGTGAGGCCGACGCGGTGGATGACGTAACGGTCGTCGCCATTCAGGTGGACCTGGGACAAGGAGCCGGAGAGCGATGA
- a CDS encoding MarR family transcriptional regulator: protein MQLVLQSDTEKSDARVKRQAEALQMFLAELLEPPMEIEDHTMPDVELSPREVRVLFLLGGQGEMIMTDLAARLHAPLSTVTRIIDRLETKQLVQRSRSTDDRRIVVVQQAPKGKMMHDRFLSMRVEIGARMLEPLSNGEREILLELLDKLTRHMRAGNE, encoded by the coding sequence ATGCAACTAGTGCTACAGTCCGACACGGAGAAGAGCGACGCCAGAGTGAAGCGGCAGGCTGAAGCTTTGCAGATGTTTCTTGCAGAGCTGTTGGAGCCTCCGATGGAGATCGAGGACCATACCATGCCCGATGTCGAGCTTTCGCCGCGGGAAGTCAGGGTATTGTTCCTTTTGGGAGGCCAGGGCGAGATGATCATGACGGATCTCGCCGCCAGGTTACACGCTCCACTCAGCACGGTTACGCGGATCATAGACAGGCTGGAAACCAAGCAATTGGTACAGCGGTCCCGTTCAACGGACGATCGGCGCATTGTGGTGGTTCAACAGGCCCCGAAGGGCAAGATGATGCACGACCGTTTCCTGAGCATGCGGGTGGAGATCGGCGCGCGAATGCTGGAACCGCTCAGCAACGGCGAGCGCGAGATCCTGCTTGAGTTGCTCGACAAGCTGACCCGGCACATGCGCGCCGGGAACGAGTAA
- a CDS encoding ABC transporter permease → MRRIALHMLMGDTGKYFGIVAGVMFASLLLVQQLAMFAGIMQQMYSGISAVNADIWVMDQKVRYIDDSQPMTDGQLGRVRSVEGVAWAVQMYKGSVQARLEDGTNVGVALYGLDDTTFIGGPARMVEGKLSALRQSEAVVVDVMSAMDKLAHVNKDGTKTPLRVGETLELNDHRVIVAGFCEVARGFQSMPVVYTTYNRALSIVPAQRKNLSYILAAPQSGQSAEAVAARVGRVTGLAAYTSQQFIAKTLNYFLTETSIVINFGLSAFIAFLIGTLIAGQTFYNFTMDNLRHFGALKAMGAGNGTLLSMILLQAALVGALGFGTGTGLACLMGLAMQDSMISFTLPWYVLVATGIVVVGIVTIAAAASLRKVIRLEPGIVFRG, encoded by the coding sequence ATGAGAAGAATCGCGCTACATATGTTGATGGGCGACACCGGCAAGTACTTCGGCATCGTCGCCGGCGTGATGTTCGCATCCCTCCTGCTGGTTCAACAACTGGCGATGTTCGCCGGCATCATGCAGCAGATGTACTCGGGCATCAGCGCCGTGAACGCGGACATCTGGGTGATGGACCAGAAGGTGCGGTACATCGACGATTCCCAACCGATGACGGATGGTCAGTTGGGGCGGGTACGCAGCGTCGAGGGCGTTGCCTGGGCGGTCCAGATGTACAAAGGCAGCGTTCAGGCAAGGCTTGAGGACGGAACGAATGTCGGTGTGGCGTTGTACGGACTCGACGATACGACGTTCATTGGCGGTCCGGCCCGTATGGTCGAAGGAAAACTCAGTGCCCTGCGGCAGAGCGAGGCAGTGGTTGTCGATGTGATGAGCGCGATGGACAAGCTCGCTCACGTCAACAAAGATGGCACCAAGACGCCGCTGAGAGTCGGCGAGACGCTCGAACTCAACGATCACCGGGTGATCGTGGCCGGGTTCTGCGAGGTGGCGCGTGGCTTCCAATCCATGCCTGTCGTTTACACGACCTACAACCGGGCGTTGTCCATTGTGCCAGCGCAGCGGAAGAACTTGTCCTATATATTGGCGGCTCCTCAAAGTGGGCAGTCGGCCGAGGCGGTGGCAGCACGGGTCGGCCGCGTAACTGGACTGGCCGCCTACACCTCCCAGCAGTTCATTGCCAAGACTCTGAACTACTTCCTTACCGAGACCAGCATCGTGATCAATTTCGGGTTGTCGGCATTCATCGCCTTCCTGATCGGAACGCTGATCGCCGGACAGACCTTTTATAACTTCACGATGGACAATCTCCGCCACTTTGGTGCGTTGAAGGCGATGGGCGCGGGTAACGGCACACTGCTCTCAATGATCCTGCTGCAGGCGGCACTGGTGGGCGCGCTCGGATTTGGGACCGGCACCGGGCTTGCCTGTCTGATGGGGCTGGCGATGCAGGACAGCATGATCAGCTTCACGCTGCCATGGTACGTGCTCGTAGCAACCGGCATCGTGGTTGTTGGAATCGTGACGATTGCGGCGGCCGCGAGTTTGAGGAAGGTGATCCGGCTGGAGCCGGGCATCGTGTTCAGAGGCTAG
- a CDS encoding ABC transporter ATP-binding protein: MKTNGESAVVCRGLKKVFGAGAAEVQALRGIDLEVRQGEVMMLVGPSGCGKTTLISTVAGVLDPSEGECLVFGKNLNSLSDRKRTRYRGEHIGFVFQQFNLIGSLSLRENVAVPLLLNGAGYGQALRKADEALKKVELGDRTDARPASLSGGQQQRVAIARAIVHDPNLIVCDEPTSALDHVTGQHVVELLRSVATGEGRALIIVTHDSRIYQYADRIAQMDDGRVQRVFDSHSEFLASERVQ; the protein is encoded by the coding sequence ATGAAAACAAATGGCGAGAGCGCGGTGGTGTGCCGCGGGCTGAAAAAGGTATTCGGCGCCGGAGCCGCTGAAGTGCAGGCGTTGCGCGGAATCGACCTTGAGGTGCGGCAGGGTGAGGTAATGATGCTGGTTGGTCCGTCGGGCTGCGGCAAAACGACCTTGATCTCAACGGTGGCGGGCGTCCTGGATCCGAGCGAAGGTGAGTGCCTCGTGTTCGGGAAGAATCTGAACAGCCTGAGTGACCGCAAGCGCACGCGTTACCGGGGCGAACACATCGGATTTGTGTTCCAGCAGTTCAACCTGATCGGATCCTTGTCGCTCCGTGAAAACGTCGCCGTTCCCCTGCTGCTCAATGGCGCTGGATATGGGCAAGCTTTACGCAAAGCGGACGAGGCACTCAAGAAGGTGGAGTTGGGCGACCGCACGGACGCCCGGCCGGCGAGTCTGTCCGGTGGGCAGCAACAGAGGGTGGCCATTGCGCGGGCGATCGTGCATGATCCCAACCTGATCGTCTGCGATGAGCCGACCAGCGCGCTGGACCACGTCACCGGACAGCATGTCGTGGAGTTGCTGCGGTCGGTGGCAACGGGCGAAGGGCGTGCGCTCATCATTGTGACGCACGACAGCCGCATTTATCAGTACGCCGATCGCATCGCGCAGATGGACGACGGCAGGGTTCAGAGGGTTTTCGACTCGCACTCGGAGTTTCTGGCGTCGGAGAGGGTTCAATGA